One stretch of Burkholderia sp. NRF60-BP8 DNA includes these proteins:
- a CDS encoding branched-chain amino acid ABC transporter substrate-binding protein: MERSTVGMRCKPLITVALAAAAFAAASSAMADQVVKIGSVEPTTGGVSHLGKDNENGARLAVEEINAKGLTIGGKKITLQLDAQDDAADPRQATQVAQKLVDDKVVAVIGHLNSGTSIPASKIYSDAGIVQISPSATNPTYTQQGFKTTYRVVATDAQQGPALASYAQSKGVKSVAVIDDSTAYGQGLANEFEKKAKALGLKVLSHDATNDKAVDFRAILTKVKGENPDAIMYGGMDATGGPLAKQAKQLGLRAKILSGDGVCTDSLAELAGPAADNVLCSQAGAALEKMPGGADFLAKYQKRFNQGIKFDAPFAYDAVYIAVDAMKRANSTDPAKILAAMPATKYDGVIGTTTFDSKGDLTHGVISIYGYKSGKKTFLDQVKM; the protein is encoded by the coding sequence ATGGAACGAAGCACTGTCGGCATGCGCTGCAAACCCCTGATCACCGTTGCACTGGCTGCCGCCGCGTTCGCGGCCGCGTCGAGCGCGATGGCCGACCAGGTCGTGAAGATCGGCAGCGTCGAACCGACGACGGGCGGCGTCTCGCACCTCGGCAAGGACAACGAGAACGGCGCGCGCCTCGCGGTCGAGGAAATCAACGCGAAGGGGCTGACGATCGGCGGCAAGAAGATCACGCTGCAACTCGACGCGCAGGATGACGCGGCCGACCCGCGCCAGGCGACGCAGGTTGCGCAGAAGCTCGTCGACGACAAGGTCGTCGCCGTCATCGGCCACCTGAATTCGGGCACGTCGATCCCGGCCTCGAAAATCTACAGCGACGCGGGCATCGTGCAGATCTCGCCGTCGGCCACGAACCCGACCTACACGCAGCAGGGCTTCAAGACGACCTACCGCGTCGTCGCGACCGACGCGCAGCAGGGCCCGGCGCTCGCGAGCTATGCGCAATCGAAGGGCGTGAAGAGCGTCGCGGTGATCGACGACTCGACCGCGTACGGCCAGGGCCTCGCGAACGAGTTCGAGAAGAAGGCGAAGGCGCTCGGCCTGAAGGTGCTGTCGCACGACGCGACCAACGACAAGGCGGTCGACTTCCGCGCGATCCTGACGAAGGTCAAGGGCGAGAACCCCGACGCGATCATGTACGGCGGCATGGACGCCACCGGCGGCCCGCTCGCGAAGCAGGCGAAGCAGCTCGGCCTGCGCGCGAAGATCCTGTCCGGCGACGGCGTGTGCACCGACTCGCTGGCCGAACTGGCCGGCCCGGCGGCCGACAACGTGCTGTGCTCGCAGGCCGGCGCGGCGCTCGAGAAGATGCCGGGCGGCGCGGACTTCCTCGCGAAGTACCAGAAGCGCTTCAACCAGGGCATCAAGTTCGACGCGCCGTTCGCGTATGACGCGGTCTATATCGCGGTCGACGCGATGAAGCGTGCGAACTCGACCGACCCGGCGAAGATCCTCGCGGCGATGCCGGCGACGAAGTACGACGGCGTGATCGGCACGACGACGTTCGACTCGAAGGGCGACCTGACGCACGGCGTCATCTCGATCTACGGCTACAAGAGCGGCAAGAAGACCTTCCTCGACCAGGTGAAGATGTAA
- a CDS encoding LysR substrate-binding domain-containing protein: MKKLDLDVLAMVVAVAESGSFAQGAQAVHRSPSAVSMQIKTLEDALGKPLFIRDTRNVTATDDGRMLADYGRRMLAMRDEAWASVVRPEMRGRVTIGVPDDYISSLLPQVLGKFAAMHPRVEVRVIGQPSSALVPMLKDNTVDLACLTRIKGVTGELIRMEPLVWAGSPKRDVWEERPLPVAFFTHGGSMARDHAVRALNRRKIPYRMSYESPSFLGLLSMVEAGLAVAPLARCCVPDHLLQLTESHGLPSLGELEVVLARSAQSARPPCDYLAEQILGEWRA; this comes from the coding sequence ATGAAGAAGCTCGACCTCGATGTGCTCGCGATGGTGGTGGCCGTCGCGGAATCCGGATCGTTCGCGCAGGGCGCACAGGCCGTGCACCGGTCGCCGTCGGCGGTGAGCATGCAGATCAAGACGCTGGAAGACGCGCTCGGCAAGCCGCTGTTCATCCGCGACACGCGCAACGTGACGGCGACCGACGACGGCAGGATGCTCGCCGATTACGGCCGCCGGATGCTCGCGATGCGCGACGAGGCGTGGGCGTCGGTCGTGCGTCCGGAGATGCGCGGCCGCGTGACGATCGGCGTGCCCGACGACTACATCTCGTCGCTGCTGCCACAGGTGCTCGGCAAGTTCGCGGCGATGCATCCGCGCGTGGAAGTGCGCGTGATCGGCCAGCCGAGCAGCGCGCTCGTGCCGATGCTGAAGGACAACACGGTCGACCTCGCGTGCCTCACGCGAATCAAGGGCGTGACGGGCGAGCTGATCCGGATGGAGCCGCTCGTCTGGGCCGGCTCGCCGAAACGCGACGTGTGGGAAGAGCGGCCGCTGCCGGTGGCGTTTTTCACGCACGGCGGCAGCATGGCCCGCGATCACGCGGTCAGGGCGCTGAACCGGCGGAAGATTCCGTACCGGATGTCATACGAAAGCCCGAGCTTTCTCGGCCTGCTCAGCATGGTCGAGGCCGGTCTCGCCGTCGCGCCGCTCGCGCGCTGCTGCGTGCCCGATCACCTGTTGCAGCTGACGGAGAGCCACGGGCTACCGTCGCTCGGCGAACTCGAGGTCGTGCTCGCCCGCAGCGCGCAGTCCGCGCGCCCGCCGTGCGACTACCTCGCCGAGCAGATTCTCGGCGAATGGCGCGCCTGA
- a CDS encoding DMT family transporter produces the protein MNTLSSPTSRGARQPLVAAAAVAFTIVSWASAFPFIRIGLHGLAPLQLAAARFATAALLVIAWLAWRRPPLPAKGDAWRFLACGLLGIALYNALLNTGERTVSAGAASFIVNTLPIFTALLAAAFLRERFNRWGWLGSLVSLAGIAVIAQGQPGGLVLGSGSTLILGAALCSASYFVLQRRLIPVYGALPCTAYTLLAGAVLLAPWLPGALVSLGDGSRDTALAVIVLGVFPAALGYATWTFALGYFGAARAANFLYLTPAVATLLSVVLTGERPGIATACGGLLAIVGVVVVAWRGRS, from the coding sequence ATGAATACGCTTTCGTCACCGACGTCGCGCGGCGCGCGACAACCGCTCGTCGCGGCAGCCGCGGTCGCGTTCACGATCGTCTCGTGGGCGTCCGCGTTCCCGTTCATCCGGATCGGCCTGCATGGCCTCGCGCCGCTGCAGCTCGCGGCCGCGCGCTTCGCGACCGCCGCGTTGCTCGTGATCGCGTGGCTCGCCTGGCGACGGCCGCCGCTGCCGGCGAAAGGCGATGCGTGGCGCTTTCTCGCGTGCGGCCTGCTCGGCATCGCGCTCTACAACGCACTGCTCAATACCGGCGAACGGACCGTGTCGGCCGGCGCGGCGAGTTTCATCGTGAACACGCTGCCGATCTTCACCGCATTGCTGGCCGCCGCGTTTCTGCGCGAGCGCTTCAATCGCTGGGGCTGGCTCGGGTCGCTCGTCAGCCTCGCCGGCATCGCGGTGATCGCGCAAGGGCAGCCCGGCGGCCTCGTCCTCGGCTCGGGCAGCACGCTGATCCTCGGCGCGGCGCTGTGTTCGGCCAGCTATTTCGTGTTGCAGCGGCGGCTGATTCCCGTGTACGGCGCGCTGCCGTGCACCGCGTACACGCTGCTGGCCGGCGCGGTGTTGCTCGCGCCCTGGCTGCCCGGCGCGCTCGTGTCGCTCGGCGACGGGTCGCGCGACACGGCGCTGGCCGTCATCGTACTCGGCGTCTTTCCCGCCGCGCTCGGTTACGCGACCTGGACCTTCGCGCTCGGCTACTTCGGCGCGGCGCGCGCGGCCAACTTTCTCTACCTGACGCCGGCGGTCGCGACGCTGCTGTCGGTGGTGCTGACCGGCGAGCGGCCGGGCATCGCGACGGCGTGCGGCGGCCTGCTGGCGATCGTCGGCGTGGTCGTCGTCGCATGGCGCGGACGGTCGTAG
- a CDS encoding DUF4262 domain-containing protein, which produces MTTRPDIATALDAPDSVLEEDEQRFVHQIRQHGWFRTEVFAEGDAPGFSFTTGLWVNHGFPEIIVFSLPTRIVHDVLWDVYRKVAAGTPPPIGEVTAAVYGNANALLMPVEKEHYEAHLGWNRWFYGNDDFPCVQLLWPDRNGIFPWQPEADDALNAAQPRLFASGDARH; this is translated from the coding sequence ATGACCACGCGACCGGATATCGCGACCGCGCTCGATGCGCCCGATTCGGTGCTCGAGGAAGACGAGCAGCGCTTCGTGCATCAGATTCGCCAGCACGGATGGTTCCGCACCGAAGTATTCGCGGAAGGCGACGCACCGGGCTTCTCGTTCACGACCGGGCTGTGGGTCAACCACGGTTTCCCGGAAATCATCGTTTTCTCGTTGCCGACGCGCATCGTCCATGACGTGCTGTGGGACGTCTATCGGAAGGTCGCGGCCGGCACGCCGCCGCCGATCGGCGAAGTCACGGCCGCCGTCTACGGCAACGCGAATGCGCTGTTGATGCCGGTCGAGAAGGAACACTACGAAGCCCATCTCGGCTGGAACCGCTGGTTCTACGGCAACGACGACTTCCCGTGCGTGCAGTTGTTGTGGCCGGACCGCAACGGAATTTTTCCGTGGCAGCCCGAGGCGGACGACGCCTTGAACGCGGCGCAGCCGCGCCTGTTCGCATCGGGCGACGCGCGCCACTGA
- a CDS encoding porin, with translation MKQIRSFALLALPAALVAAGAHAQSSVTLYGIADAGIAYVHNAQNANGSNASNLVKFSSGNLSGSRWGLRGIEDLGSGLSALFQLENGFNIGTGALGQGQREFGRKAVVGLASSTYGTVTLGRQYDPVVDLVQGLTEDNYFGGVFATPGDLDNYDNSLRVSNSVKYTSPLISGFQFAALYGFGGVAGATGSGRTYSFGASYANGPLSLGAGYFYANGGTTVAGGVRTWSSSSDTLFNTVINQGFSSAKSIQIVRVAGQYVAGPATFGLAYSNTQYGADTLSAFNRNAKFNNGSAFFNWQFTPALRAGVGYNYTSLTGPASAHYNQVNLGADYALSKRTDLYALFGYQKASGNTLDASGKTVKAAASVGSYGVNAGTDTQELAIVGIRHKF, from the coding sequence ATGAAACAGATCCGGTCATTCGCACTGCTCGCGCTGCCGGCCGCGCTCGTCGCCGCGGGCGCCCACGCACAAAGCAGCGTCACGCTGTACGGCATCGCCGACGCGGGCATCGCGTACGTCCACAACGCGCAGAACGCGAACGGCAGCAACGCGTCGAACCTCGTGAAGTTCAGCAGCGGCAACCTGTCGGGCAGCCGCTGGGGGCTGCGCGGCATCGAGGATCTCGGCAGCGGCCTGTCCGCGCTGTTCCAGCTCGAGAACGGCTTCAACATCGGCACCGGCGCGCTCGGCCAGGGCCAGCGCGAATTCGGCCGCAAGGCCGTCGTCGGCCTCGCGAGCAGCACGTACGGCACCGTGACGCTCGGCCGCCAGTACGATCCGGTCGTCGATCTCGTGCAGGGCCTCACGGAAGACAACTACTTCGGCGGCGTGTTCGCGACGCCGGGCGATCTCGACAACTACGACAACAGCCTGCGCGTCAGCAACTCGGTGAAATACACGAGCCCGCTGATCTCCGGCTTCCAGTTCGCCGCGCTGTACGGCTTCGGCGGCGTCGCGGGCGCGACCGGCAGCGGCCGCACGTACAGCTTCGGCGCGAGCTACGCGAACGGCCCACTGTCGCTCGGCGCCGGCTACTTCTACGCGAACGGCGGCACGACGGTCGCGGGTGGCGTGCGCACGTGGTCGAGCAGCTCGGACACGCTGTTCAACACCGTGATCAACCAGGGCTTCTCGAGCGCGAAGTCGATCCAGATCGTGCGCGTGGCCGGCCAGTACGTGGCCGGGCCGGCGACCTTCGGCCTCGCGTACTCGAACACGCAATACGGCGCGGACACGCTGTCGGCATTCAACCGGAACGCGAAGTTCAACAACGGCTCGGCGTTCTTCAACTGGCAGTTCACGCCGGCGCTGCGCGCGGGCGTCGGCTACAACTACACGTCGCTGACGGGCCCGGCTTCCGCGCACTACAACCAGGTCAACCTCGGCGCGGACTACGCGCTGTCGAAGCGCACCGACCTGTATGCGCTGTTCGGCTATCAGAAGGCGAGCGGCAATACGCTCGACGCGAGCGGCAAGACCGTGAAGGCCGCCGCGTCGGTCGGCTCGTACGGCGTGAACGCCGGCACCGATACGCAGGAACTCGCGATCGTCGGCATTCGCCACAAGTTCTGA
- a CDS encoding LysE family translocator: protein MHTSGSLYGFLVIGGMLAVTPGPNMVYVMSRSIAQGRAAGLISLAGVMIGYLFYMFAAAFGITTLFMSVPYAGSVLGAVGATYLLYLAWQAVRPGGRSPFEVKALPAEQPLRLLAMGATTSVLNPKLAMLFVSLLPQFIDYGRGSVFGQSLFLGSLLIAAFASANGLVALCSSGLATFLHGRPTLLLAQRWAMGIILGSLGVQMVIEASRLAGVA, encoded by the coding sequence ATGCACACGTCCGGATCGCTCTACGGGTTTCTCGTCATCGGCGGCATGCTCGCCGTCACGCCGGGGCCGAACATGGTCTACGTGATGTCGCGCTCGATCGCGCAAGGGCGGGCGGCCGGGCTCATTTCGCTCGCCGGCGTGATGATCGGCTACCTGTTCTACATGTTCGCCGCCGCGTTCGGCATCACGACGCTGTTCATGAGCGTGCCCTATGCGGGCAGCGTGCTGGGCGCGGTCGGCGCAACCTATCTGCTGTACCTCGCATGGCAGGCGGTGCGGCCCGGCGGCCGCTCGCCGTTCGAGGTGAAGGCGCTGCCGGCCGAGCAACCGCTGCGGCTGCTCGCGATGGGCGCGACGACCAGCGTGCTGAACCCGAAGCTCGCGATGCTGTTCGTGTCGCTGCTGCCGCAGTTCATCGACTACGGACGAGGCAGCGTGTTCGGCCAGTCGCTGTTTCTCGGCTCGCTGCTGATCGCCGCGTTCGCGTCGGCCAACGGGCTGGTGGCGCTCTGCTCGAGCGGCCTCGCGACGTTCCTGCACGGCCGCCCGACGCTGCTGCTCGCGCAGCGCTGGGCGATGGGCATCATCCTCGGCAGTCTCGGCGTGCAGATGGTGATCGAGGCATCGAGGCTGGCGGGCGTCGCGTGA
- a CDS encoding LysR substrate-binding domain-containing protein, giving the protein MNYRRLTPSMSLLLVFEAAARHESYTRAAEELSLSQSAISRQVQTLEDQLGVPLFRREGRSVKLTDVGRRYFGELTGALGRIRGATLQAMSHRAGAGSLRLATLPTFGSKWLLPHLHGFYAAHPGVTVHLHSRIGAIDFLNDDLDAAITVGTGDWPGLHAHRLYNEFLIAIAPPVAGSGRKADARTPAWAAKQTLLGVTSNQQAWAEWFSHYRLDHRKMRIGPSFELTSHLIQAVHAGMGIGLVPKVLVEDELSRGELDSIGDAITSQRSYYLVYPPGNETLPSLVAFREWLLTSC; this is encoded by the coding sequence ATGAATTACCGCCGCCTCACCCCGTCGATGTCGCTGCTGCTCGTGTTCGAGGCCGCCGCGCGGCATGAAAGCTATACGCGCGCGGCCGAGGAGCTGTCGCTGAGCCAGAGCGCGATCAGCCGGCAGGTCCAGACGCTCGAGGATCAGCTCGGCGTGCCGCTGTTCCGGCGCGAGGGTCGCTCGGTCAAGCTGACCGACGTCGGCCGCCGCTACTTCGGCGAGCTGACCGGCGCGCTCGGGCGCATCCGCGGCGCGACGTTGCAGGCGATGTCGCATCGGGCGGGCGCCGGCTCGCTCCGGCTGGCCACGTTGCCGACCTTCGGGTCGAAATGGCTGCTGCCGCACCTGCACGGCTTCTATGCCGCACATCCGGGCGTGACCGTGCACCTTCATTCTCGAATCGGCGCGATCGATTTCCTCAACGACGACCTCGACGCGGCGATCACCGTCGGCACCGGCGACTGGCCGGGCCTGCATGCGCATCGGCTGTACAACGAGTTCCTGATCGCGATCGCGCCGCCCGTCGCGGGCAGCGGCCGCAAGGCCGACGCGCGCACGCCGGCCTGGGCCGCGAAGCAGACGCTGCTGGGCGTGACGAGCAATCAGCAGGCCTGGGCCGAGTGGTTCTCGCACTATCGGCTCGATCATCGCAAGATGCGCATCGGCCCAAGTTTCGAGCTGACGTCGCATCTGATCCAGGCCGTGCATGCCGGAATGGGGATCGGGCTGGTGCCGAAGGTGCTCGTGGAAGACGAATTGAGCCGTGGCGAGCTCGACTCGATCGGCGACGCGATTACCAGCCAGCGCAGCTATTACCTCGTCTACCCGCCGGGCAACGAAACGCTGCCGTCGCTCGTCGCCTTCCGCGAATGGCTGCTGACGTCGTGCTGA
- a CDS encoding LysR substrate-binding domain-containing protein yields the protein MNMAHSSGPRRAGSSARARQAAVRLSAAAPMPGPRPPLASLETVCTVAREGSFLAAADVSGVTHGAISRRVAAVENWLGMALFERHARGVRLTPDGQRFVGRIEQAFAIIDGAADQWRTPRTPRLVRMSVVPAFAQLWLLERQQALENEAPALRIELGIELRNVDIAGGEADLSIRYGRGNWRRLDTRPFMPERLYPVAHPRLAAQLARMRRATGDAALLDMPLLHDSDVTGWRTWFDALGIPFKPRAQDRRFEDYNLVLAAAEAGLGVALARTPLADAYLQRSALVRVSRHEVDSPLSYHFVHAKGENRPEVLALMERMVKALR from the coding sequence ATGAATATGGCTCACAGCTCGGGGCCGCGGCGGGCCGGCAGCTCGGCGCGTGCGCGTCAGGCGGCCGTCCGGCTGTCGGCCGCCGCGCCGATGCCGGGCCCGCGGCCGCCGCTCGCGAGCCTGGAGACGGTCTGCACGGTGGCGCGCGAGGGTTCGTTTCTCGCGGCCGCCGACGTTTCCGGCGTCACGCACGGCGCGATCAGCCGCCGGGTGGCCGCCGTGGAAAACTGGCTCGGGATGGCGCTGTTCGAGCGGCATGCGCGCGGCGTGCGCCTGACGCCGGACGGGCAGCGCTTCGTCGGCCGGATCGAGCAGGCGTTCGCGATCATCGACGGCGCGGCCGATCAATGGCGCACGCCGCGCACGCCGCGGCTGGTCCGGATGAGCGTGGTGCCCGCGTTCGCGCAGCTGTGGCTGCTGGAGCGGCAGCAGGCGCTCGAGAATGAAGCGCCCGCGTTGCGCATCGAGCTCGGTATCGAGCTGCGCAACGTGGATATCGCCGGCGGCGAAGCGGATCTGTCGATCCGGTACGGGCGCGGCAACTGGCGTCGGCTCGACACTCGCCCATTCATGCCGGAGCGGCTGTATCCGGTCGCGCATCCGCGGCTCGCCGCGCAACTGGCCAGGATGCGCCGCGCAACGGGCGACGCCGCGCTGCTCGACATGCCGTTGCTGCACGATTCCGACGTGACCGGCTGGCGCACGTGGTTCGATGCGCTCGGCATTCCGTTCAAGCCGCGCGCGCAGGATCGCCGGTTCGAGGATTACAACCTCGTGCTGGCGGCGGCCGAAGCGGGGCTGGGCGTGGCGCTTGCGCGAACGCCGCTTGCGGATGCGTATCTGCAGCGCAGTGCGCTCGTGCGCGTGAGCCGTCACGAGGTCGATTCGCCGCTCAGCTATCACTTCGTGCACGCGAAGGGCGAGAATCGGCCGGAGGTTCTCGCGTTGATGGAACGGATGGTGAAGGCGCTGCGCTAG
- the ydiJ gene encoding D-2-hydroxyglutarate dehydrogenase YdiJ, whose amino-acid sequence MSIVPLPRPASPSANVYRDFLAALQAAGFAGEIRADHANRTVQATDNSIYQRLPQAVICPAHADDVQLLARLLAEPAHRDVAVAARGGGTGTNGQSLTDGIVVDLSRNMNRILEIDVAQRWVRVEAGVVKDQLNAALKPHGLFFAPELSTSNRATVGGMINTDASGQGSCTYGKTRDHVIALDFVLMGGERLHSGALDDEELERRCARQDRVGHVYRTARRISDDKAALIDAKFPKLNRCLTGYDLAHLREPDGRFNLNSVLCGAEGSLGFVVEAKLNVLPIPKFSVLVNVRYAGFMDALRDARALLEHRPLSIETVDSKVLMLAMKDFVWSSVAEYFPQDDAHPTLGINLIEFSGDDEHDVDARVRAFVEHLRTDTSVTRLGHTLAAGDDAVKRVYAMRKRAVGLLGNVQGEARPQPFVEDTAVPPENLAAYIAEFRALLDGHGLQYGMFGHVDAGVLHVRPALDMKDPKQAALVRPVSDAVAELTQRHGGLLWGEHGKGVRSEYAPAFFGELYPSLQQLKAAFDPHNQFNPGKIATPPDRTLRLLKIDEVPTRGDHDRQIDERVWQSYGTAMHCNGNGACYNFDPDDAMCPSWKATRERVQSPKGRASLMREWLRLQGQAGVDVVAAARTRQPLLRGLVERWRNSRHARRGDTDFSHEVYDAMAGCLACKSCAGQCPVKVNVPEFRSRFLELYHQRYRRPLRDYLIGSLEFTMPWMARVPALYNGLMGSGWVRALLERQVGMVDSPLLSRFDLAAVIRAWRVKPADPHALAALSDAQRARSVVIVQDTFTRYFDTEQLATLIELAARLGYQVWLAPLAPNGKALHVQGFLQAFAKAAIRNATQLAALARSGVALVGLDPAMTLTYRQEYLKVTGLADVPKVALPQEWLLDALPEAGAGGATVSYRLLPHCTEKTNAPDSGRQWAQVFARRGLRLQVQPAGCCGMSGTYGHEVRNLATSKTIYAQSWAAHVDAPDEEGEALATGYSCRSQVKRLSSKQVRHPLQALLDHVRAVG is encoded by the coding sequence ATGTCGATCGTCCCGTTGCCTCGTCCCGCCAGCCCGTCCGCGAACGTCTACCGCGATTTTCTCGCCGCGCTGCAGGCGGCCGGCTTCGCCGGCGAAATCCGCGCGGATCACGCGAACCGGACCGTGCAGGCCACCGACAACTCGATCTACCAGCGCCTGCCGCAGGCGGTGATCTGCCCCGCGCATGCGGATGACGTCCAGTTACTGGCCCGGCTGCTGGCCGAGCCCGCGCACCGCGACGTCGCGGTGGCCGCGCGCGGCGGCGGTACCGGCACCAACGGGCAGTCGCTGACCGACGGCATCGTCGTCGACCTGTCGCGGAACATGAACCGGATCCTCGAAATCGACGTCGCGCAGCGCTGGGTGCGCGTGGAGGCGGGCGTCGTCAAGGATCAGCTCAATGCGGCGCTGAAGCCGCACGGGCTGTTCTTCGCGCCGGAGCTGTCCACGTCGAACCGTGCGACCGTCGGCGGGATGATCAACACCGACGCGAGCGGGCAGGGTAGCTGCACGTACGGCAAGACGCGCGATCACGTGATCGCGCTCGATTTCGTGCTGATGGGCGGCGAACGGCTGCACAGCGGCGCACTCGACGATGAGGAGCTGGAACGCCGCTGTGCGCGGCAGGATCGCGTCGGCCACGTGTATCGCACCGCGCGGCGCATCAGCGACGACAAGGCGGCGCTGATCGACGCGAAGTTTCCGAAGCTCAACCGCTGTCTGACCGGCTACGACCTCGCGCACCTGCGCGAACCGGACGGCCGTTTCAACCTGAACAGCGTACTGTGCGGCGCGGAAGGGTCGCTCGGCTTCGTCGTCGAGGCGAAGCTCAACGTGCTGCCGATCCCGAAGTTTTCGGTGCTGGTCAACGTGCGTTATGCAGGCTTCATGGACGCGCTGCGCGACGCGCGCGCGCTGCTCGAACACCGGCCGCTGTCGATCGAGACGGTCGACTCGAAAGTGCTGATGCTCGCGATGAAGGACTTCGTGTGGAGCAGCGTGGCCGAGTATTTCCCGCAGGACGACGCGCATCCGACGCTCGGCATCAACCTGATCGAATTCAGCGGCGACGACGAACACGACGTCGATGCGCGCGTGCGCGCGTTCGTCGAGCATCTGCGCACCGATACGAGCGTGACGCGTCTCGGCCATACGCTGGCGGCCGGCGACGATGCGGTGAAGCGCGTGTATGCGATGCGCAAGCGCGCGGTCGGCCTGCTCGGCAACGTGCAGGGCGAGGCGCGCCCGCAACCGTTCGTCGAGGACACGGCGGTGCCGCCCGAGAACCTCGCCGCGTACATCGCCGAATTCCGCGCGCTGCTCGATGGCCACGGGCTGCAGTACGGGATGTTCGGCCACGTCGATGCGGGCGTGCTGCACGTGCGTCCGGCGCTCGACATGAAGGATCCGAAGCAGGCGGCGCTGGTGCGGCCCGTGTCGGACGCGGTGGCCGAACTCACGCAACGTCACGGCGGCCTGCTGTGGGGCGAGCACGGCAAGGGCGTGCGCTCCGAATATGCGCCGGCGTTTTTCGGCGAGCTGTATCCGTCGCTGCAGCAGTTGAAGGCCGCATTCGATCCGCACAACCAGTTCAACCCGGGCAAGATCGCGACGCCGCCGGATCGCACGCTGCGGTTGCTGAAGATCGACGAAGTGCCGACGCGCGGCGATCACGACCGGCAGATCGACGAGCGCGTGTGGCAGAGCTACGGCACCGCGATGCATTGCAACGGCAACGGCGCGTGCTACAACTTCGATCCGGACGACGCGATGTGCCCGTCGTGGAAGGCGACGCGCGAACGCGTGCAGTCGCCGAAAGGGCGTGCGTCGCTGATGCGCGAATGGTTGCGCCTGCAAGGGCAGGCCGGCGTCGACGTCGTCGCGGCGGCGCGCACGCGGCAGCCGCTCCTGCGCGGTCTGGTCGAGCGCTGGCGCAACAGCCGCCACGCCCGTCGTGGCGACACGGATTTCTCGCACGAGGTGTACGACGCGATGGCCGGATGTCTCGCATGCAAGTCGTGCGCGGGACAGTGTCCGGTCAAGGTCAACGTGCCCGAGTTCCGCTCGCGCTTTCTCGAGCTGTATCACCAGCGCTACCGGCGGCCGCTGCGCGACTACCTGATCGGCTCGCTCGAATTCACGATGCCGTGGATGGCGCGCGTGCCCGCGCTTTACAACGGGCTGATGGGATCCGGCTGGGTGCGGGCGCTGCTCGAGCGTCAGGTCGGCATGGTCGACAGCCCGCTGCTGAGCCGCTTCGATCTCGCGGCCGTGATCCGCGCGTGGCGCGTGAAGCCGGCCGACCCGCATGCGCTCGCCGCGCTGAGCGATGCGCAGCGCGCGCGCAGCGTCGTCATCGTGCAGGATACGTTCACGCGCTATTTCGATACCGAGCAACTGGCGACGCTGATCGAGCTGGCGGCGCGCCTGGGCTATCAGGTGTGGCTCGCGCCGCTCGCGCCGAACGGCAAGGCGCTGCACGTGCAGGGCTTTCTGCAAGCCTTCGCGAAGGCGGCGATCCGCAACGCGACGCAACTGGCCGCGCTGGCGCGCTCGGGCGTCGCGCTGGTCGGCCTCGATCCGGCGATGACGCTCACGTATCGGCAGGAATATCTGAAGGTGACGGGGCTCGCCGACGTGCCGAAGGTCGCACTGCCGCAGGAGTGGCTGCTGGATGCGCTACCGGAAGCCGGTGCGGGCGGGGCGACGGTTTCATATCGGTTGTTGCCGCACTGCACCGAGAAAACCAATGCGCCGGACAGCGGCAGGCAATGGGCGCAGGTGTTCGCGCGTCGCGGGTTGCGCTTGCAGGTTCAGCCGGCCGGGTGTTGCGGGATGTCGGGCACGTACGGGCACGAGGTGCGCAATCTCGCGACGTCGAAGACGATCTATGCGCAGTCGTGGGCCGCGCACGTCGATGCGCCGGACGAGGAAGGCGAAGCGCTCGCGACCGGGTATTCGTGCCGCAGCCAGGTGAAGCGCCTGTCGTCGAAACAGGTGCGCCATCCGTTGCAGGCGCTGCTCGATCATGTGCGGGCGGTGGGGTGA